The genomic interval AATACTTCCCTGAACGCTTTGTCGTCTGAATATCCAACCTCGTTCATTACTTCAAAAATGCTTTTTCTACCTTTTTCCAACGTGTTTTTGGCGACTTCTACTTTTACTCGCTGCATGTATTCCACAGGTGTATTACCGGTAGCTTTGATAAAACGCCGGTCAAAATTTCGCCGGCTGATGGCCAGATCGAAAGCCAGTTTTTCAAAGGAAAATTTTTCGCTTACATTTTCCTCAATGAAAACCTGTGCCTGGCGGACCTGTTCGTCTCCATGGTTTTTCTGGGCAAGAAAAATGAAAAACGGCGATTGGGAATTTCTTTCAATATCAATCTGGAAAATTTTAGAACACAAAATAGCAGTCTGCCGGTCAAAGTATTTTTCAATCAGAAAAAGGATCATATTCAAAAATGAATAGGCGCCGCCATTTGTGTACAAACCGGGTTCAACTGTGATCAGTTTATCAATTTGCAAATTGACGTTCGGGAACAACCGTTTAAAATCAGTAGCTGCATTCCAGTGTGTCGAGCAGGCTTTTCCATCCAGCAATCCGGTACCGGCAAGTAAAAATGCGCCAGTGCAAATACTTGCAACTTCGGCTCCGTTTTTATACTGATCGTGTATCCAGGTAATCAGTTCTGAATTGTTTTTCAGGACCAAGTCAAAATCGTATGACAGGGAAGGAATGATCACCAGATCCGCTTTTCCAATTTTCCGGATATCCGCAGGAGAAACCGAAAAGAAGCCGGTACCCAATTTAAGTTCAGGCACAAAACCGGCAATACGGATCTGCATCATCGGTCTGTTTCCCATTTTCTGCCAGTATTCATTCGCACGGCTCAGTATTTCAAACGAACCCGTTATACTGCTCAGGTTAATGTTGCCGTCCGGGACAACGATAATCACATTTTTCATACCCAGATTTTTACGCAAATATACCCCGATATGTTGTCCAAATCAACCCGTTATAATGTCCATTTTGCACCGTGTAAACTTGAAATTTTGAAGCTAACTTTATCTCATAGCAGATTGATTACCAATCGTTAACCAAATCATAAAAAAATGACAACACCAGATTTTAGCACAGCTATTTGGGTAGACCAATCTCCTGAAACAGTATTTAAAGCCATAAACAACGTTCGCGGATGGTGGTCGGAAGACATAGTAGGCGGTACAGAAAAGCTTAATGATGAATTTAAATATCATTATCAGGATGTCCATCGCTGCCAGATGAAACTCATCGAAGTCATTCCCGGCAAAAAGATTGTATGGCTCGTTCTTGACAATTATTTTAAATTTACAGAAGACAAAAGTGAGTGGATTGGCGACAAAATTATCTTTGATATAACCGAAAAAGAAGGCAAAACTCAAATCACATTTACCCAGCTTGGGTTGGTTCCTGCTTACGAATGTTATGATGTTTGCCAGGATGCATGGAGCAATTATATTCAAAAAAGCTTGTACAGCCTGATCACCACCGGCAAAGGCCAGCCCAATGCTAGCGGAAAGCCACAAACAGAGAATGAAAAGAAACTTGGAGCAGAAGCAGGGAGCTGAGCACTTTAAATAATGTAATATGTCCCGGCCGGTTCAATCATCCAAAATCTCTTTCCATGGATCAATTTGATGGCCGAATGCCGACGGCTGATAGCAATACAAAGAATTCGTGATCAGGTCTAATCCTCAAATCTCAATTCGATGTTTTTGTGATCCTGGAAAATTTCAATTATAATATCACAAAGCGTTTGCCCGCTGCCGTTTTCAATTTCAGCAAGTTTTTCCTGAAAATGCTTTACATTGTAAGGGTGACCCTGATCTATTTTTTTCTGGTAATTCCTTTTGGTTTCTTTAATTCCCAGGTCTTTTTGGCTTTTGGAAAAATTTTGCCAGACAACAAGAACAGGCTCGCCTGGCTCGTATACCCCGAATCCACCATAAAGGATATCGTTTAGCGCATCCAGGCTCTGCCCCATTTTCCAATCCACGCCTTTCATAAAAAGCCTGTCCATTTCTTCATAGAAACCGGGCAGGTTTGAAAAATGATCGGCGTTGATGGTAATGGTTCTTCTGGTCATTGGAGATTTGGGTTGATTAACAGCTTCTTACTATGCACCTGATAGATGAAATTAAACAACTTAAGAAACTATTTAAACATATTAAATTGAAAAGCAGAATATATGCAAACAGATTTATAAATTAATTTTAAGACCATAAATCTCCCTAGCCAGCCGGGCCGCTTCCTCTACAACTTCCGTCGGATACCCATTCAATTCCAAAATCCTGATCGCATTCGTATTCCTTAAATTCCCCGGCTTGATCCTGTAATCAAAAACAATCTCTCCATCCATAACTACCTCTGTAAAATGAAATACAGAATAACCGTCTTTTAAAAATTCAGCCAGTTCAAGGTCATGTGTGGCTACAAAAGTGATGTTATTTCCTTTGTTTAAGTATGATAAAACCGCCTTGCCCGATGCAATTCGTTCAACTGTATTCGTTCCTTTAAACAACTCATCAAGCAGGAACAAATTGCCAAAACCGGAACCACTTTCTTCCAGTAAATATTTGATTGCCAGTACCTCTTCGAAATAGTAACTTTTATCATTCAACAGATCATCAGAAATCCGGATCGCGGTATGGATTTTTAAGACCGGCATTGTAAATGAATTTGCAAAACAAGTATTGATCGTTTGTGCAGTAATGGCATTGATGCCCATGGTGCGAATGAAGGTTGTTTTTCCCGACATGTTCGAACCCGTTAACAAGGCTGATTTTTCTTCCAGATTAATGGAATTGGGTACGGACTGGAAGATGAGCGGATGACAAACCTCCATAGCCGTTATTTGCTTTTTGTCTGGCGTGATCGAAGGAAAGCAAAAATAAGGCAGGTATTCACGCAAAAACTGAATTGACATGGCTGCATCTATTTCTCCCACAAACTGGTACACCTGCTGCATCTGTGCCCTTTTTAGATCAAGTTCGTTCAGGACATTATATAACACCAACGGCTCTATCAGGAACAATGCTTTGACGAGCTCAACCAGATATTCCACGGCCTGGCCAATCTCACTTTGCAGTTTTACTTCCAGTTTGAAAAGCGACATCTGCATTCCCAGACTATCAATTGAATCAATTGCTTCGCCAATACCCGGATCAAGATCCTTCAGACTTTGGAATGTGATGATTTTTTTGGCAGCCTGGTTTAACCTTAATAATTGCGGAATGGAGCTGCCATACTGATATACATTCATCTTGTTCCAGTAATGGATCCCGAAGTTGACGGCCAGTAATAAAACAAGAAAAATAAGGATCTGCGGAAAAATGAATGATAACAAAACGGAGGAAACACTGATCATGGAGAGGAGAGGTATTATCCAGAACCATTTTGGCTTCTGAATGTGCTTTTCCAGAAAAAGTGACGGTATCTAATAACCATCCTTTTTATTGAGCGAAGCAATTTCTGGTAAAACCTCATCCCGTAACTCCGGATTTTTTTTCAGGATCTGAATGATCTTTTCAAACTTGTCCGTTCTGATCTTATTGCCCGGTATGGTTCGCAGCACCTGATATAAAAATTGTTGTCCCACTTTTGAAGCCGTACGATCCAGAAACATAAAAACCTCGTGCATATCCAGATCCTGAAAAGTCCGGTCTGAAATGACCTGGTGAAATCCTTTTTTGTCACTCAAAGTAAAAAACCGGTCAATTTTATTGAAGTCAAAAGTTTCGTTTTTGATTTTGCCGGAAGCAGCTTTCAGGTGAGCGAGGGTTTTATTTTTGGAAGTGAACATTCAGGTTTGTTTGCTGGTAGTGCGAGGGTTGGACAAGTTTCTGATATAATCGGATAAGGTTATTTTTGCCAGATTATACCGGTTTGGGTTGGATTTGCTAAGTTGGCAGGTTTTATGAACGACCATTCTCAAGCGTTCAGCAGTAGCTCATAATTATTGGCTAGTTACTCATATATTGTATCGCAAATGTTAAAATATCAGCACTCGCAGCCGAATCCGGGTAGTTCAAAAACTAAATATAACAATGCCTGAAAATCTCAAATTAAACGCTTATGTTGTTAATAAATCGTATTTTTGGATTGAATAAGGCAATACTGTTATGATTCTCAACACAATTACTTCCAGAAGAACAACACAGGTTACAAGCGTTGACCGATTACAATATTCTGGATTCTCTTCCCGAAAAAGATTATGACGATATAACACAGCTCGCTGCTGAAATTTGCCAAACTCAAATTTCACTGATCAGCCTTATTGACGATTCGAGACAGTGGTTCAAATCAAATCGTGGCCTGTCGATTCGCGAGACGCCCAGGGAATATGCATTTTGCACCCATGCAATACAGAATCCTTCGCAGGTATTTGTGGTGCCGGATTCACGCAAGGATGAGCGTTTTGCACAAAACCCATTGGTTACAGGCGACCCGAATGTGATTTTTTATGCAGGTGCGCCGCTAATTGACAGTAAAGGGTTTGGGCTCGGTTCACTGTGCGTCATAGATAATACGCCACGGGAACTCAATGAAAAACAGATAACTGGTCTGAAAATATTGGCAAAACATGTTGTAAACCTGATTGAGCTCAGAAAAGCCGACCGTGCCATGAAGGCACTTCAAAAAGCGCTTGAAGACAACCATAATGAGGCGCAAAAAGCTCGTCATGTGCTCAAAGCGGAATTTTATCCAAGAGTTTGTATCGCACTCGAAGATCTGAAAGCGATTACAGCAAAATCGTCATATGAAAAGGAAGAAAGCCTGCAAAACCTCGAAAGTACGATTGGGTTGTTGCAGGACTTCCAAAAAATAGTTGAAAAAATGTAAATGCATTTTTATTTAAACCTGAACGGTTTTAACAAAATTACCCGGCCTGTTTTTCTAAATCAGGCCGGTTGTTTTTGTGAGCCGGAAGCAGCACGGCGGAACAGCATTGCCGATCCGGCAAACAGCATGGCAAAGAATAGATGGAGACCAAATACGGCGGCTACACCATTTGCAAAAGCAGGTGTTCCTAACATCAGTGCAATTCCGGGAACCAGCGCCACAGCAAACGCAGTTGCAAACAAGGCAAGCGACATGCCTTCAGGTTCCAAATGTGCGATGATAGCACCGATACAGCCAATGAGCAGCACCCCAAAATACATCATGTTGGCAGGGTCATCCCCAAGTATACCACCAACCGCAACATTCATCCAGACCAGGACAAGAACAGCACCAACAGCAAGAATGACCGCGAACCGGTAAGTCTTATTACCCATTTTCTTCTTATTCACAAGTTCATAAGTAAGACTGGCACCGCCAAGCAGCAGGACAAATGCCAAAACAAAAACGCCCGGTTTCCAATGCCATTTGGCCAGTAGTGTCAAAAATAACGGTATCAGCGCAATGGATATTACAGCGGCCGTTTTTTCAGTAAGTGTTTTTCCAGTGGTTTGCATAGTATGAAACAGGTTAAATTGACTGATCATGTTGGTATTCGTTTTTTGTGATTCAAAGTAAATAAAAAGTACTTTGAAATGCAAAGTAAAGTTTTGAAAAATATATTAAGATTTAATTTGAGCAATCGCAAAGGCGTTTGCACTTTTTGAGTTTGAGTTTTTGCATAGTTAAATGGCAACAGATATGGTTAAAAACTAGGAAACCATTCGTAAAAGTGGGTTACAAACCAAACTTTTTTTTGATAATATTTTTTGTAATAGTTTTAATTGTTCTTGCAGTAATGGTTTTTAAGGGATATAGCGATTCTAGGAGAATTACCTTTCTCAAACAGCAATAGGAAATTGCATTCAAAGAATGGAGATGAAAAGTTAGCTCTAATAGCTGGTAGGAATTATTATTCTAAGTTAATAGGAGGAAAGTTGACTATTTATGATGAACATGCTATTACCAATGATTTGTCAACAGTGAGTTAATGAACAGTTCTTGATATAACTTAATTAAAACAACTAAGCTGCGGTTTTCACATCATGTGCGGGTGTTAAAAGTTCGGGCCGATTTTTTTTAAATACTTATCACCCAATTTGCTAATCTCCAATATTTCCTAACTTTAACCCACACCAAAAACCCCATAAAAATGAACCGCCGATCCTTTATAACCAACTCCCTAGCCTCGTTACCACTCGCCTCAGCCTTCGACCCGAACATCCACTTTGCAAAACCCCTAAGAGTAGTCTGTGTGGGTGGCCATCCTGATGATCCTGAGACTGGCTGTGGTGGGACGCTTGCCAAATTTGCCAATGCGGGGCATGAGGTGACCATCATTTATCTCACAAACGGGGATGCGGGGATTAAAGGTAAAAACCATCAGGAAGCGGCGGCAATTAGGACGGAAGAGGCTAAAAATGCTTGTAAAATATTGAAGGTTAAACCGGTTTTTGCAGGACAGGTTGATGGTGATACGATCGTGAACAATGAGTGGTATACGAAGATCAGGAAATTACTGGAAGCGGAAAAACCTGATATTATCTTCACGCACTGGCCCGTGGATTCGCACAAAGACCACATGGCCGCAAGTTTGCTGACGCAAAAAGTGCATCTGGATATGGGGCAAAAATGTCCGCTGTACTTTTTCGAAGTGAATACCGGTTCGCAAACCCAGAATTTCAATCCAACTGATTTTGTGGACATCACTGATACGCAGGAACAAAAACGAAAGGCTGTCTTTTGCCATGCCAGCCAGGGATTTGTTTCAGAGGAGTTTTACCACAAGTTTCATGGTATCATGGAAGATTTTCGGGGACTTTCCATTTCGGTGAAAGGAGCGGAGGGATTTGTGAAATTAACGTCGACGAAGAGTGCAATAATCTGAAAATAATGGCCTTCTACGATTTATCTAAACCAGAACGGATTAATGCTGTTGCAAACATCTGCAGCACTATTTTAAGCGAACTTGAAAGCGGGGAGTACAAAAGCACTTTCCTGTATTTTTCCGACGATGATACTTACATCAGGAAATCAGCTTATTTATCCGTTGGCAGGCTTTATTTTACCCAAGCGCTCTTGCAGCAAAAGGTCATCAACTTGCTTGATGCTTTTCTGTTACACGACGATTTTAAAGTACGCCAAACCGTGATCAATGCGGCTGGTGAAATCGGAAAAAGTGAGTTCGAAACAGTACAGCATTTTTTTGATAAAGGTTTGTTTGATCCACATCATTCGCCACGAAATGCTGTGATCGGTTCTGTTAAAAAAATGGGAGAAGTAAATCCAAAGCCAGTTTTGAGCTGGGCTAAAAAGTATCTGCACCACGAAAACAAAGAAATCAGGAGAGAAATTTGTCATGGAATTGAACTTCGCGGACGAAAATTTCCACAGGATATCCTGCCACTTTTAAAGGAATTACAATATGATACAACCTCCCTTGTCCGTCATACACTGGTTCACGTTATCGGACAAATAGCATATAAAGACGGTTGTTTGAGTATTGTCATTGAAGACCTTAATCATTGGGATAACCAGGAACTTGTTGCTGCTGCATTGGAGGAAATCATTGACGTTCACTATCGCTATCGAAACTTTTCTGCCCTGACCCAGGATGAGGCTCGCCAATACATTTCGCAAAACTACCGGTTCAAAAAGAAAAGTTAATGTCTGTTGTTTGTTTTCGGATTATGCAATAAGATTAAATTATTCTATGATGTACCTGTTACCTCATTTCCTGCTAAACCATCTTCCAAAAGAGATTACCAGGATAAATCATTTCTGGCTAATTGTTATGCTTGTTGTGGGTATAACCGGCAGTTTTAACGGAATGGCCCAGCATCGCTGGCTGGCATTTGAACACGTGACAGTCATTGATATGAAAATACCGGAACCCAGGCGAAATCAGACGGTGCTCATTGAGGATGAACGTATTATTGCTGTCGGTCCGACAGGGAAAGTCCGGGTTCCTAAGCAAGCACAGGTTATCCATGCAAAAGGAAAATTTCTGATACCCGGCCTTTGGGATGCCCATGTACATATCACAAAAGCCGGCCCGAATAGTTTACCGTTATTTATAGCGAACGGTATAACAAGCGTTAGGGATATGGGTGGCGATCCTGAAATGTTACTGGACTGGCGGGAGAAGATTGAAAGCGGTAAGCTTTTAGGCCCCCGGATCAAAACGCCCGGCCCGATCCTGGAAGATGAAGCTAATGTAGCCAGGATGTTACAGGAAGGCACGGTCGAGCCGGTGAGCCATACCCGTGTTGCGATAGGGAGTGTAGATAATGCTATCCGCAAGGTGGATTCATTGAGTAGGCTAGGGGTGGATTTTCTGAAAATCCGGACGGTAACTTCGAAGGCTGTTTACGAGGCCATAGCGAGCGAGGCCAGAAAAAAAGGACTGGCTTTGACTGGCCACGCTGTGGTGGGGCCTGAGGAAATGTTATTAGCCGGACAGCGCAGTATTGAACATGCTTTTTTGCCTCCTTTAATCAGTACGATGATTAAAACAGAGCGGGCGGAACTGTTTCATAGGATGGCTAAACAAAATATGGTAGTCGTACCAACTTTAATAACCGGAAAAAGTATTCAGGTCCCTTATAAGCAGGCCGCTTCATTGGTCAACGATCAATCCGGTAGGCTGGATTACCGCCGCAGATATGTTTCGGGCTATTTAATTGAAGACTGGCGCGAACAGGTTGCCGAACTGACCCAATATCCGGCTGGACTGGATACACTCCTTGCCGGTCGTGTAAAGGATCTGCGGGAGATGCATCGGGCAGGGGTGCGCCTGATGGCAGGTACTGATGTCGGGGTTTTACTGATCTATCCCGGATTCAGCCTTCATCAGGAATTAATACTGATGGTTAAGGAAATCGGTTTGACACCTTATGAGGCTTTACAAAGTGCCACGATTTA from Dyadobacter sp. NIV53 carries:
- a CDS encoding GlxA family transcriptional regulator, giving the protein MKNVIIVVPDGNINLSSITGSFEILSRANEYWQKMGNRPMMQIRIAGFVPELKLGTGFFSVSPADIRKIGKADLVIIPSLSYDFDLVLKNNSELITWIHDQYKNGAEVASICTGAFLLAGTGLLDGKACSTHWNAATDFKRLFPNVNLQIDKLITVEPGLYTNGGAYSFLNMILFLIEKYFDRQTAILCSKIFQIDIERNSQSPFFIFLAQKNHGDEQVRQAQVFIEENVSEKFSFEKLAFDLAISRRNFDRRFIKATGNTPVEYMQRVKVEVAKNTLEKGRKSIFEVMNEVGYSDDKAFREVFKRITGLSPLDYKAKFAKEAAGSVIPLNVKNSIAK
- a CDS encoding SRPBCC domain-containing protein, yielding MTTPDFSTAIWVDQSPETVFKAINNVRGWWSEDIVGGTEKLNDEFKYHYQDVHRCQMKLIEVIPGKKIVWLVLDNYFKFTEDKSEWIGDKIIFDITEKEGKTQITFTQLGLVPAYECYDVCQDAWSNYIQKSLYSLITTGKGQPNASGKPQTENEKKLGAEAGS
- a CDS encoding MutS-related protein, with the translated sequence MISVSSVLLSFIFPQILIFLVLLLAVNFGIHYWNKMNVYQYGSSIPQLLRLNQAAKKIITFQSLKDLDPGIGEAIDSIDSLGMQMSLFKLEVKLQSEIGQAVEYLVELVKALFLIEPLVLYNVLNELDLKRAQMQQVYQFVGEIDAAMSIQFLREYLPYFCFPSITPDKKQITAMEVCHPLIFQSVPNSINLEEKSALLTGSNMSGKTTFIRTMGINAITAQTINTCFANSFTMPVLKIHTAIRISDDLLNDKSYYFEEVLAIKYLLEESGSGFGNLFLLDELFKGTNTVERIASGKAVLSYLNKGNNITFVATHDLELAEFLKDGYSVFHFTEVVMDGEIVFDYRIKPGNLRNTNAIRILELNGYPTEVVEEAARLAREIYGLKINL
- a CDS encoding GAF domain-containing protein → MTDYNILDSLPEKDYDDITQLAAEICQTQISLISLIDDSRQWFKSNRGLSIRETPREYAFCTHAIQNPSQVFVVPDSRKDERFAQNPLVTGDPNVIFYAGAPLIDSKGFGLGSLCVIDNTPRELNEKQITGLKILAKHVVNLIELRKADRAMKALQKALEDNHNEAQKARHVLKAEFYPRVCIALEDLKAITAKSSYEKEESLQNLESTIGLLQDFQKIVEKM
- a CDS encoding PIG-L deacetylase family protein; translated protein: MNRRSFITNSLASLPLASAFDPNIHFAKPLRVVCVGGHPDDPETGCGGTLAKFANAGHEVTIIYLTNGDAGIKGKNHQEAAAIRTEEAKNACKILKVKPVFAGQVDGDTIVNNEWYTKIRKLLEAEKPDIIFTHWPVDSHKDHMAASLLTQKVHLDMGQKCPLYFFEVNTGSQTQNFNPTDFVDITDTQEQKRKAVFCHASQGFVSEEFYHKFHGIMEDFRGLSISVKGAEGFVKLTSTKSAII
- a CDS encoding HEAT repeat domain-containing protein, which gives rise to MAFYDLSKPERINAVANICSTILSELESGEYKSTFLYFSDDDTYIRKSAYLSVGRLYFTQALLQQKVINLLDAFLLHDDFKVRQTVINAAGEIGKSEFETVQHFFDKGLFDPHHSPRNAVIGSVKKMGEVNPKPVLSWAKKYLHHENKEIRREICHGIELRGRKFPQDILPLLKELQYDTTSLVRHTLVHVIGQIAYKDGCLSIVIEDLNHWDNQELVAAALEEIIDVHYRYRNFSALTQDEARQYISQNYRFKKKS
- a CDS encoding amidohydrolase family protein; this translates as MMYLLPHFLLNHLPKEITRINHFWLIVMLVVGITGSFNGMAQHRWLAFEHVTVIDMKIPEPRRNQTVLIEDERIIAVGPTGKVRVPKQAQVIHAKGKFLIPGLWDAHVHITKAGPNSLPLFIANGITSVRDMGGDPEMLLDWREKIESGKLLGPRIKTPGPILEDEANVARMLQEGTVEPVSHTRVAIGSVDNAIRKVDSLSRLGVDFLKIRTVTSKAVYEAIASEARKKGLALTGHAVVGPEEMLLAGQRSIEHAFLPPLISTMIKTERAELFHRMAKQNMVVVPTLITGKSIQVPYKQAASLVNDQSGRLDYRRRYVSGYLIEDWREQVAELTQYPAGLDTLLAGRVKDLREMHRAGVRLMAGTDVGVLLIYPGFSLHQELILMVKEIGLTPYEALQSATIYPAEFFNLQNDLGTIETGKRADLLLLGADPLRNISNTQKIMGVVANGSYFSKSAIQELLNNVKSKSKLKR